In the Paenibacillus thermoaerophilus genome, one interval contains:
- a CDS encoding metal-dependent hydrolase → MELIYHGHSCVQIVTGDRSLIIDPFLRGNELAVTDPRDIKTDAVLLTHAHADHISDADLVASANDAPVVANFELASYMSWKGVKTIGMNLGGTIDLGFAKAKMIQAFHSSGIVLEEEKRILYGGMPGGYIVQAEGFTILHTGDTCLFSDMKLIGERYAIDVAFIPIGDHYTMGPEDALQAAEWYGAKLVVPVHYNTFSVIRQDAEKFVHMLEERGLKGRVMKPGDKLKLEAGA, encoded by the coding sequence ATGGAACTCATTTATCACGGCCACTCCTGCGTGCAGATCGTAACAGGCGACCGGTCGCTGATCATCGATCCGTTCCTGCGCGGCAACGAACTGGCGGTGACGGACCCCCGGGACATCAAGACGGATGCGGTGCTGCTGACGCATGCCCATGCCGATCATATCTCCGACGCGGATCTGGTCGCCTCGGCCAATGACGCCCCCGTCGTGGCGAACTTCGAGCTTGCCTCCTACATGTCCTGGAAAGGCGTTAAAACGATCGGCATGAACTTGGGAGGCACGATCGATCTCGGCTTTGCGAAGGCGAAAATGATCCAGGCGTTCCACAGCTCCGGCATCGTGCTGGAAGAAGAGAAGCGCATCCTGTACGGCGGCATGCCGGGCGGGTATATCGTGCAAGCGGAAGGCTTCACCATTCTCCACACGGGCGACACCTGCCTGTTCAGCGACATGAAGCTGATCGGGGAGCGGTACGCCATCGACGTGGCGTTTATTCCGATCGGCGACCACTATACGATGGGGCCGGAGGACGCGCTCCAAGCGGCCGAGTGGTACGGCGCCAAGCTGGTCGTGCCGGTGCACTACAACACGTTTTCGGTGATTCGGCAAGACGCGGAAAAATTCGTGCACATGCTGGAGGAACGCGGCCTGAAAGGCCGGGTGATGAAGCCCGGAGACAAGCTGAAGCTCGAAGCGGGCGCTTGA
- a CDS encoding serine hydrolase domain-containing protein: protein MKQERVPGIGIAVFREGQMEWSGGFGVTEAGTPRKVTADTLFHACSMSKMVTAIGVLCLVQEGLLDLDEDVNRYLVSWQVPESPYTTRHKVTLRLLLAHQAGFVDPEGSFGVCDIQDPFPAPTDILRGNTRYYAEPAQVKYTPGSRFSYSDAGYAVVEQLVEDVTGEPFAAVMRRFVIEPLGLKRTMFWKGRSEDGADPLEIKAEEEAAAGHDPFGRVVEGRRAHYPNLSGAGLWTTPAEFATFTLEVIKAWNGDAQSVLRPDLARMMLTSQGCDTGVGLGVFLPHAHEPYMVSQGWGVGFQCMLAAYPNRKSGIVAMANSDPGRPQHESLIGEIIRLSER from the coding sequence ATGAAGCAGGAACGCGTTCCGGGGATCGGAATCGCCGTATTTCGGGAGGGGCAAATGGAGTGGAGCGGCGGCTTCGGAGTGACGGAGGCGGGCACGCCGCGAAAAGTTACAGCCGATACCCTCTTCCATGCGTGTTCGATGAGTAAAATGGTTACGGCCATCGGAGTGCTATGTCTCGTCCAGGAAGGTTTGCTGGATTTGGACGAGGATGTCAACCGCTACTTGGTCTCCTGGCAGGTTCCGGAGAGCCCGTACACCACGCGGCATAAGGTGACGCTGCGCCTTCTGCTGGCTCATCAGGCGGGTTTCGTCGATCCTGAAGGCAGCTTTGGCGTGTGCGACATTCAAGACCCGTTCCCCGCTCCAACCGATATCCTCAGGGGAAATACCCGATATTATGCGGAGCCGGCTCAGGTTAAATACACGCCGGGCAGCCGATTTTCCTACTCGGACGCCGGTTATGCGGTGGTCGAGCAACTGGTCGAAGATGTGACCGGGGAGCCGTTTGCCGCTGTGATGAGACGGTTCGTCATCGAGCCGCTCGGTTTAAAGCGGACAATGTTCTGGAAGGGGCGTTCCGAAGACGGGGCAGATCCGCTTGAAATCAAGGCAGAAGAAGAAGCGGCGGCAGGACATGATCCATTCGGCCGCGTGGTCGAAGGGAGGCGGGCCCATTATCCGAATTTGTCCGGCGCCGGTTTATGGACGACCCCTGCCGAATTCGCGACATTCACACTTGAGGTCATTAAGGCTTGGAATGGCGACGCCCAATCTGTCTTGCGGCCGGATCTGGCCCGAATGATGCTGACCAGCCAAGGGTGTGACACAGGAGTAGGTCTCGGGGTCTTCCTTCCGCATGCCCATGAACCGTATATGGTCTCCCAAGGGTGGGGCGTCGGTTTTCAGTGTATGCTGGCGGCATACCCGAACCGAAAAAGCGGTATCGTTGCGATGGCCAATTCCGATCCGGGCAGGCCTCAACACGAATCCTTAATTGGGGAAATCATCCGCTTATCCGAAAGATGA
- a CDS encoding ABC transporter permease yields the protein MTAAMLAAQTRAEALRIVRSPFFLIFSIGMPLAFYFLFAALNGSDTVIESTVYGAYSLMSMTAFSLVGTAVSQFGIRLAYERRDGWVRTLRLTPLSPSAWVGSKIAAHLVMHLAILLLLFASGGLVYDLNLSIGVWISSGLWLWIGSVPFLALGALLGTMRHADAAIAVGNVLHLGMSVLGGLWMPLSVMPKWMQMVGQWLPTHRYAHGAWNLLAGSPPSAADWMILAGFGAVCMLLSVYILNRREAI from the coding sequence ATGACCGCAGCCATGCTCGCCGCCCAAACCCGCGCCGAGGCGCTCCGAATCGTGCGCAGCCCGTTTTTCCTGATCTTTTCGATCGGGATGCCGCTCGCGTTCTATTTCTTGTTCGCCGCGCTCAACGGCTCGGATACGGTAATCGAATCGACGGTTTACGGCGCTTACTCCCTGATGTCGATGACGGCTTTCAGCCTGGTCGGCACGGCAGTCAGCCAATTCGGCATCCGGCTCGCCTATGAGCGCCGCGACGGCTGGGTGCGCACGCTGCGCCTGACGCCGCTGTCCCCGTCCGCTTGGGTGGGCAGCAAGATCGCCGCCCATCTGGTTATGCATCTGGCCATTTTGCTGCTCCTTTTCGCCTCCGGCGGGCTCGTCTATGATCTCAACCTTTCCATCGGCGTCTGGATTTCTTCCGGTTTATGGTTGTGGATCGGCAGCGTTCCGTTCCTCGCGCTTGGGGCATTGCTGGGCACGATGCGCCATGCGGATGCCGCGATCGCCGTCGGCAACGTGCTGCATCTGGGCATGTCCGTATTGGGCGGCTTATGGATGCCGCTGTCCGTCATGCCGAAGTGGATGCAGATGGTCGGACAATGGCTGCCGACGCACCGTTACGCGCACGGCGCCTGGAACCTGCTGGCCGGCTCCCCGCCGTCGGCCGCCGACTGGATGATTTTGGCGGGCTTCGGCGCCGTCTGTATGCTACTATCGGTATATATCCTGAACCGACGGGAAGCGATCTGA
- a CDS encoding SDR family oxidoreductase — translation MSSTTLNDGLQGKVAVVCAASSGLGFASAKRLAQGGAQVTILSRSKEAIERAAAEIEAETGHKPLGFAADMGNPEDIRKVVQGTVEARGRLDVLVHNAGGPPAGTFESFSDDVWQQAHDRNFLSLVRLVREALPHLKASGRASIVNIVSISVKQPLAGLILSNAYRAAVVGLAKSLADEFAPYGIRVNNVAPGRIATERVRELDAYAAEARGVPVEQIAEGNIRLIPAGRYGRPEEFAEAVAFFASDRSSYVTGATLQVDGGMVRSIQ, via the coding sequence ATGAGTTCTACTACCCTTAACGACGGTCTGCAAGGCAAAGTGGCCGTCGTCTGCGCGGCCAGCAGCGGCCTCGGCTTCGCCAGCGCCAAACGGCTGGCCCAAGGCGGCGCGCAGGTGACGATCCTGAGCCGGTCGAAAGAGGCGATCGAACGGGCGGCAGCCGAGATAGAAGCGGAGACCGGGCATAAACCGCTCGGTTTCGCGGCGGATATGGGCAATCCGGAAGATATCCGGAAGGTCGTGCAGGGCACGGTCGAGGCGCGCGGACGGCTGGACGTTCTGGTGCACAACGCGGGCGGGCCGCCGGCCGGCACGTTCGAATCGTTCTCCGACGACGTCTGGCAGCAAGCCCATGACCGCAACTTCCTGAGCCTGGTGCGGCTCGTGCGTGAGGCGCTACCGCATTTGAAGGCGAGCGGCCGCGCGTCGATCGTCAATATCGTCTCGATCTCGGTCAAACAGCCGCTGGCCGGCCTGATTCTGTCGAACGCTTACCGCGCGGCGGTTGTCGGCCTCGCCAAGTCGCTGGCCGACGAGTTCGCCCCGTACGGCATTCGCGTGAACAATGTCGCGCCGGGCCGAATCGCGACCGAACGCGTCCGCGAGCTGGACGCTTATGCGGCGGAAGCGCGCGGGGTGCCGGTCGAGCAGATCGCGGAGGGCAACATCCGGCTGATTCCGGCCGGACGGTACGGCCGACCGGAGGAGTTCGCGGAGGCGGTTGCTTTTTTCGCGTCCGACCGATCCTCGTATGTCACCGGCGCGACGCTCCAGGTGGACGGCGGCATGGTTCGTTCGATTCAATAA
- a CDS encoding ABC transporter ATP-binding protein translates to MDIAIACKGLVKTFGSLRALDGVDLEIRRGGVTALLGPNGAGKSTTISLILGLLRPTSGEIRVLGRKPGSIELRRKLGAMVQEAKAPDGLTVRELLQLFRSYYPRPLPLDRLLDLSGLRGEAGRRATALSGGQRRRLQFALCMAGDPELILLDEPTTGMDVEARLRFWEEIRALASGGRTVLLTTHSMEEADALAENIHVIADGRIVAAGTPQQLKAIASMPAVSFTADRLPDEAELLRATGAARIERDGSRVRLFASDTDALLPVLFASGWGVRDIRVETARLEDAYRQLTRAADSGAAMPGPHLPSQGGGIPR, encoded by the coding sequence ATGGATATCGCCATCGCTTGCAAAGGTCTGGTCAAAACCTTCGGGAGCCTCCGCGCGCTGGACGGCGTGGATCTCGAAATCCGGCGCGGCGGCGTCACCGCGCTGCTCGGGCCGAACGGAGCGGGCAAATCGACAACGATCTCGCTGATTCTCGGATTGCTTCGCCCCACATCGGGCGAAATCCGGGTGCTGGGCCGGAAGCCCGGCTCGATCGAGCTGCGCCGCAAGCTCGGCGCGATGGTGCAGGAAGCCAAAGCTCCGGACGGCCTGACGGTCCGGGAGCTGCTGCAGTTGTTCCGCAGCTATTATCCCCGGCCGCTGCCGCTGGACCGTCTGCTCGACCTGTCTGGCCTGCGCGGCGAGGCGGGACGGCGGGCGACGGCCTTGTCCGGCGGACAGCGGCGGCGCTTGCAGTTCGCCCTCTGCATGGCCGGCGATCCGGAGCTGATCCTGCTTGACGAGCCGACAACCGGCATGGACGTGGAGGCGCGCCTCCGGTTCTGGGAAGAAATACGCGCTCTCGCCTCCGGCGGGCGCACCGTGCTGCTGACGACGCATTCGATGGAGGAAGCCGACGCGCTGGCGGAGAACATCCATGTCATAGCGGACGGCCGGATCGTGGCGGCAGGAACGCCGCAGCAATTGAAGGCCATCGCGTCGATGCCCGCGGTCTCCTTCACCGCCGACCGCCTGCCCGACGAAGCCGAACTGCTCCGCGCGACGGGAGCGGCAAGAATCGAACGGGACGGTTCCCGCGTCCGCCTGTTCGCGAGCGACACGGATGCGCTGCTGCCCGTTCTGTTCGCGAGCGGCTGGGGCGTGCGGGACATCCGCGTCGAAACCGCCCGCCTGGAAGACGCCTACCGGCAGTTGACGCGAGCCGCCGATTCCGGAGCCGCGATGCCGGGGCCGCATCTGCCATCTCAAGGAGGAGGGATTCCCCGATGA
- a CDS encoding sensor histidine kinase, whose translation MNANETARRRPRRFFPARAGLLPLIYLMNLALPVYFLTLEPPGRMTAGYGLLVLFVWLYRELHWVEPSLKANAMLAAQLSIILGLANFYHPMYSYLGFMMSVPLSRQSPFVISVTGAVFLIGLIVAAEPYFDQVGLEFWFSLLPTLFGVCVLPWIIRASMKYMQMSERLHAATSQIERMAQQEERNRIARELHDTLGHTLSLIALKSELAEKLASRSPEQAAREAREIRDTARGALKRMRELVTEMKTVRLRDEIGHARTLCAAAGIGLKVHGLPETSAIREEAGPERTVPYTPLQESILAMCLREAITNVVRHSQANNCEIALEHDEHSVRLTIADDGIGLSGSVDPGNGLRGIRERLALVDGTLTLQPGDRRGTKLALSVPLVRRSLPDVPAAAILPQGGDSRSSES comes from the coding sequence ATGAACGCGAACGAAACCGCCCGCCGCCGCCCCAGGCGGTTTTTTCCCGCTAGAGCGGGCCTTCTGCCGCTGATTTACCTGATGAATCTGGCATTGCCTGTTTATTTTTTGACGCTGGAACCGCCAGGGCGGATGACGGCCGGCTACGGTCTGCTTGTTCTGTTCGTCTGGCTCTACCGGGAGCTTCACTGGGTCGAGCCTTCGCTCAAGGCCAATGCCATGTTAGCCGCCCAACTGTCGATCATCCTGGGGCTCGCGAATTTCTATCATCCGATGTACAGCTATTTGGGATTCATGATGTCCGTTCCGCTAAGCCGCCAGTCGCCTTTCGTCATCTCCGTAACGGGTGCCGTTTTTTTGATCGGCTTGATCGTCGCAGCGGAACCGTACTTCGATCAGGTCGGGCTCGAATTTTGGTTTTCGCTGCTGCCGACCTTGTTCGGCGTCTGCGTCCTGCCGTGGATCATACGAGCATCCATGAAATATATGCAAATGTCCGAGCGTCTTCATGCCGCTACCTCGCAGATCGAGCGCATGGCCCAACAGGAGGAGCGGAACCGGATCGCCCGCGAGCTGCATGACACGCTTGGGCATACGCTCTCGCTGATTGCGCTCAAGAGCGAACTGGCGGAGAAGCTCGCCTCCCGCTCCCCCGAGCAGGCCGCCCGGGAGGCGCGCGAGATCCGCGATACGGCGCGCGGAGCGTTAAAGCGGATGCGGGAGCTGGTCACGGAGATGAAGACGGTCCGCCTCCGCGACGAGATCGGGCATGCCCGGACGTTGTGCGCCGCAGCGGGCATCGGGCTGAAGGTTCACGGGCTTCCTGAGACGTCGGCGATTCGGGAGGAGGCAGGACCGGAACGGACGGTCCCGTATACGCCTTTGCAGGAATCCATCCTCGCCATGTGTCTGCGCGAAGCGATCACCAACGTCGTGCGCCACAGCCAAGCCAATAACTGCGAGATCGCGCTGGAACACGATGAACATTCGGTACGCCTCACGATCGCCGACGACGGCATCGGCCTGAGCGGGTCCGTCGATCCCGGCAACGGACTCCGCGGCATCCGCGAGCGGTTGGCGCTGGTCGACGGGACGCTGACGCTGCAGCCGGGGGATCGGCGGGGAACGAAGCTTGCGCTGTCCGTTCCGCTCGTGCGCCGGAGTCTGCCGGACGTTCCGGCCGCCGCCATATTACCGCAAGGAGGCGATTCCCGATCATCCGAATCGTGA
- a CDS encoding phosphotransferase family protein, whose protein sequence is MHETNEREIPERAIKWALDAVDPDAVLLSVRRLQGGISAVVHSLSLRTKRGVRQVVLRQFHNEEWLRQEPDLARHEAESLRRAALTEVLSPRVIAFDETGQSCGRPAVLVTQLEGSVVLRPDDMEAWVHGLAEALARIHAEPAGDFPWRYNSYNDPAAAQVPKWTRCPDIWREAVGILRGPRPQARICFIHRDYHPANVLWAGGQVSGVVDWVNACQGPAGIDVGHCRVNLAQLHGVEAADLFLDAYRTCAGSSFSYDPYWDLLSLADMLTEEPPSVYAGWTALGAADLTSGLLIERIDDYLVSLVARANGA, encoded by the coding sequence ATGCATGAAACGAATGAGCGGGAAATACCGGAGCGGGCGATCAAATGGGCGCTGGACGCCGTGGACCCCGATGCGGTGCTCCTGTCGGTCAGGCGGCTGCAGGGAGGAATCTCTGCGGTTGTGCACAGCCTCTCTCTTCGAACGAAGCGGGGGGTGCGTCAGGTGGTGCTGCGGCAGTTCCATAACGAAGAATGGCTGAGGCAAGAACCGGATTTGGCGCGGCATGAAGCGGAGAGCTTGCGCCGGGCCGCCCTGACGGAAGTTCTGTCGCCGCGGGTCATCGCCTTCGACGAGACCGGGCAGTCATGCGGCAGGCCCGCCGTGCTTGTGACGCAGCTCGAAGGTTCCGTGGTGCTGCGGCCCGACGATATGGAGGCATGGGTGCACGGACTGGCCGAGGCTCTGGCCCGGATACATGCCGAACCGGCCGGCGATTTTCCGTGGCGGTATAACTCGTACAACGATCCGGCCGCTGCGCAAGTTCCGAAGTGGACGCGTTGTCCGGACATATGGCGGGAAGCGGTCGGCATCCTTCGGGGGCCGCGTCCGCAAGCCCGGATCTGTTTCATTCACCGGGACTATCATCCGGCGAATGTGTTATGGGCGGGCGGCCAAGTCAGCGGCGTCGTCGATTGGGTAAACGCCTGCCAGGGACCAGCCGGAATCGACGTCGGCCATTGCCGGGTGAATCTGGCGCAGTTGCACGGCGTGGAGGCTGCCGATCTGTTCCTCGACGCGTACCGGACATGCGCCGGCTCGTCGTTCAGCTACGATCCGTACTGGGATCTGTTGTCGCTGGCGGATATGCTCACGGAGGAGCCGCCTTCCGTGTACGCGGGATGGACGGCTCTGGGGGCGGCCGATTTGACGAGCGGGCTGCTCATCGAGCGGATCGACGATTACCTCGTCAGCTTGGTGGCGCGGGCGAACGGGGCGTGA
- a CDS encoding glycosyltransferase: MKNKLQLSILLMMSIAFSLTPIRTHATENKHTYVQSQCLSPAMAQLQGDLRRNWIDHTIWTRSYIVSALAGLDDQKDVLERLLRNQQDIGNAVKPYYGEAAGNKLAELLREHILIAGKVVDAAKSGNQADLKRYNKEWYRNADDIAKFLSAANPNWTLKELQDLLYVHLQLLTDQVNARLMKDWKADILAFDKGEDHIIKLADTLTQGIVKQFPEKFK, translated from the coding sequence ATGAAAAATAAGCTGCAACTGTCAATCCTGCTGATGATGTCCATCGCCTTTAGTTTGACGCCCATAAGAACGCATGCAACCGAAAACAAACACACGTACGTGCAAAGTCAATGTTTAAGTCCGGCGATGGCGCAGCTCCAAGGAGATTTAAGGAGGAACTGGATCGACCATACGATATGGACGAGGAGCTACATCGTAAGCGCCCTCGCGGGCTTGGACGATCAGAAGGACGTATTGGAAAGGCTGCTTAGAAATCAGCAGGATATCGGAAACGCGGTCAAGCCGTATTACGGGGAAGCCGCCGGCAACAAGCTGGCTGAGCTGCTGAGGGAGCACATCCTCATCGCAGGGAAAGTGGTGGACGCGGCGAAAAGCGGAAATCAGGCGGATTTGAAAAGGTACAATAAAGAGTGGTACCGGAACGCCGACGATATCGCCAAGTTTCTGAGCGCCGCGAACCCGAACTGGACGCTGAAAGAGCTGCAGGATCTGCTTTATGTGCATTTGCAGTTGCTTACCGATCAGGTTAACGCCAGGTTGATGAAGGATTGGAAAGCGGATATTCTTGCCTTCGACAAAGGGGAGGACCATATCATCAAGCTCGCCGACACCCTTACGCAAGGCATTGTCAAGCAGTTTCCGGAGAAGTTCAAATGA
- a CDS encoding Lin0512 family protein encodes MKKTMFIEIGMGIDLHGQNVTKAAVRAVQNAIHHNSMPGIRSVLPGGDLNNMKVNVRLAVPADKDKLDLDVVRKELPYGQVSFEVVDGGMLTSSGIVLEDKQDRNDLAYVVIASVEVGY; translated from the coding sequence ATGAAGAAAACGATGTTTATCGAGATCGGCATGGGGATCGACCTGCATGGCCAGAACGTGACCAAAGCGGCCGTCCGGGCCGTACAGAACGCGATTCACCACAATTCGATGCCTGGTATCCGTTCGGTTCTGCCGGGAGGAGATTTAAACAACATGAAGGTAAACGTCCGGCTTGCCGTGCCGGCGGACAAGGACAAGCTCGATCTGGACGTCGTGAGGAAGGAGCTACCGTACGGCCAGGTGTCCTTTGAGGTTGTCGACGGCGGCATGTTGACCTCAAGCGGCATCGTGCTCGAGGACAAGCAGGACCGCAACGACCTCGCCTACGTCGTCATCGCGTCCGTCGAGGTCGGTTACTGA
- the trpS gene encoding tryptophan--tRNA ligase gives MKERMLTGDRVTGKLHLGHYAGSLKNRVALQDRYEAFLLLADVQALTTHFDRPELIRDHLREVALDYLAAGIDPEKSTVFVQSMVPEIAELTVFYSMFVTVNVLRHNPTIKSESRNGSLDEMYYGFLGYPVSQAADITFCKATVVPVGDDQLPHLEFARKIVRRFNELYQPVLVEPKALLSDMPRLVGTDGSAKMSKSLGNAIPLDSSKEELAHNIRRAVTDPARIRKNDPGHPDVCPIYTYHRVFRPEGADEIREGCERGTMGCAGCKERVTEALERLLEPMRERRAYYAARPKRVDEMLIAGTNRARAIARETMAEVREAMSLNYF, from the coding sequence ATGAAAGAACGCATGTTGACAGGGGACCGGGTAACCGGCAAGCTTCATCTTGGCCATTACGCCGGCAGTTTGAAAAATCGGGTCGCGCTTCAAGACCGGTACGAAGCCTTTCTATTGCTGGCCGACGTTCAGGCGCTGACGACGCATTTTGACCGGCCGGAGCTGATCCGGGACCATCTGCGCGAGGTGGCGCTCGACTATTTGGCGGCGGGCATCGACCCGGAGAAGTCGACAGTGTTTGTCCAGTCCATGGTGCCGGAAATCGCGGAATTAACCGTCTTTTATTCGATGTTCGTGACGGTGAATGTGCTTAGGCACAACCCGACGATCAAGTCCGAATCGAGAAACGGCAGTCTGGACGAAATGTATTACGGCTTCCTCGGCTATCCGGTCAGCCAAGCCGCCGATATCACCTTCTGCAAGGCGACCGTCGTGCCGGTCGGCGACGACCAGTTGCCGCATCTGGAGTTCGCCCGCAAAATCGTCCGCCGGTTCAACGAGCTGTATCAGCCGGTGCTGGTTGAGCCGAAGGCTCTCTTGAGCGATATGCCGAGGCTGGTCGGCACGGACGGAAGCGCCAAGATGAGCAAAAGCTTGGGCAATGCGATCCCGCTTGACTCTTCGAAGGAGGAACTCGCCCACAACATTCGCCGGGCGGTGACCGACCCCGCCCGCATCCGCAAGAATGATCCCGGCCATCCCGACGTATGTCCGATCTATACGTACCACCGCGTATTCCGGCCGGAAGGGGCCGATGAGATTCGCGAAGGCTGCGAGCGCGGCACGATGGGTTGCGCCGGCTGCAAGGAACGGGTGACGGAGGCGCTGGAGCGGCTGCTCGAACCGATGCGGGAACGCCGGGCGTATTATGCGGCCAGACCGAAGAGGGTGGATGAGATGCTGATCGCCGGGACGAACCGCGCCCGCGCCATCGCCAGAGAGACGATGGCCGAGGTGCGCGAAGCGATGAGTCTGAACTATTTCTGA
- a CDS encoding C40 family peptidase, translating into MKKIALSLLFTAVCSGWLAGAAFAESKMSKDINELVGVRYKWAGTSTNGFDCSGFTQYLFNGFGIDLPHSSKGQAQLGEAVNKSDLRAGDLVFFNTDGKGISHVGVYVGGGYFVHSATNQGVVFTELDDAYYAKRYVTARRILSDEKYEELMTDVAE; encoded by the coding sequence TTGAAGAAAATCGCTTTATCGCTGTTGTTTACTGCCGTATGTTCCGGATGGTTGGCCGGAGCCGCCTTCGCGGAATCGAAGATGAGCAAGGACATTAACGAACTCGTAGGCGTCCGATACAAATGGGCCGGCACCAGCACGAACGGCTTCGATTGTTCCGGATTCACCCAGTACCTGTTCAACGGATTCGGCATCGACCTGCCGCACTCGTCCAAGGGACAAGCGCAGCTCGGCGAAGCGGTGAACAAGTCCGATCTTCGCGCCGGCGACCTGGTGTTCTTCAATACCGACGGCAAAGGCATCTCCCACGTCGGCGTCTATGTCGGCGGCGGGTACTTCGTGCACAGCGCCACGAATCAGGGTGTCGTATTTACGGAATTGGACGACGCCTACTATGCCAAACGGTATGTGACCGCGCGGCGAATCCTGTCGGACGAGAAATACGAGGAATTGATGACGGACGTAGCGGAATAA
- a CDS encoding response regulator transcription factor produces MIRIVISEDQGLLRSALVSLLSLEEDLDVVGQAGDGREALALIERLRPDVALIDIEMPLMSGLDVADALAGREEIGCRLIILTTFARPGYFQRAMKAGVFGYLLKDSPAEELAEAIRSVRNGRRVIHPELAFAMWEEPCPLTAREREVLSLAALGHSLQEIGAKLFLSHGTVRNYISEAMGKLGASSRIEAIRKARDKGWLD; encoded by the coding sequence ATCATCCGAATCGTGATTAGCGAAGATCAAGGGCTGCTTCGGAGCGCGCTCGTATCCTTGCTTTCGCTGGAAGAGGATCTGGATGTCGTGGGGCAAGCCGGCGACGGAAGGGAAGCCCTCGCCCTGATCGAACGGCTCCGTCCGGATGTCGCGCTGATCGATATCGAGATGCCGCTGATGAGCGGCCTGGATGTAGCGGATGCCCTGGCAGGACGGGAAGAAATCGGCTGTCGGCTGATCATCTTGACGACATTTGCGAGACCGGGGTATTTCCAGAGGGCCATGAAAGCCGGCGTGTTCGGCTATCTGCTGAAGGACAGCCCGGCCGAGGAGCTCGCCGAAGCGATCCGAAGCGTGCGGAATGGCCGACGGGTCATTCACCCCGAGCTGGCGTTCGCCATGTGGGAGGAACCTTGCCCTTTGACCGCGAGGGAGCGCGAGGTACTGTCCTTGGCCGCGCTGGGCCATTCGTTGCAGGAGATCGGCGCGAAACTGTTCCTGTCGCACGGCACCGTGCGCAATTACATCTCCGAAGCGATGGGCAAGCTGGGAGCAAGCTCGCGGATCGAAGCGATCCGCAAGGCCCGGGACAAGGGCTGGCTCGATTAA